A region from the Vicia villosa cultivar HV-30 ecotype Madison, WI linkage group LG3, Vvil1.0, whole genome shotgun sequence genome encodes:
- the LOC131660275 gene encoding uncharacterized protein LOC131660275 — translation MAVQSTYRLITYSPEIIDGKPIFVSSNSLPLKVSKFEPAGHSFHAVALKLRGVKKEEENKEADVKKVVDDKDQAYLPSDSYSSKSKKKSGDGEKQQQDHYALLGLSHLRYLANEDQIRKSYRETALRFHPDKQASLLLSEETEAGKQAKKEEIETHFKAIQEAYEVLVDPIKRRIYDSTDEFDDEIPTDCAPQDFFKVFGPAFMRNGRWSVNQPIPSLGDDKTSIKDVDGFYNFWYSFKSWREFPQSDEFDLEQADSRDHRRWMERQNAKLSEKARKEEYTRIRTLVDNAYKRDPRILRRKEEVKAEKKRKKESKYLAKKLEEEEAARIAEEERLRKAEEDKKAAETASAQKKVREKEKKLLRKERTRLRNLSGPISSKHVLDISEDDVEKICLSFDMDRLRGLCEKMEGKEVLEQAEALRDALSNKEDGCKKDVADDKSTQQNGTVKANGNLSSLAGYAEKKEKPWTKEEIELLRKGIQKFPKGTSRRWEVVSEYIGTGRSVEDIMKATKTVLLQKPDTAKAFDTFLEKRKPAAQSIASPLTTREELEGVSIPAATPENSTASKTPIPAATPIPTATPTATTNNISSEDPQEVSESDVWSAVQERALVQALKTFPKEANQRWERVSAAVPGKTVNQCKKKFAMMKENFRNKKTAV, via the coding sequence ATGGCTGTTCAATCAACATATCGTCTTATTACTTACTCACCAGAGATTATAGATGGAAAACCTATATTTGTTTCGTCGAATTCTCTTCCGTTGAAGGTGTCGAAATTTGAGCCGGCAGGTCATTCTTTTCATGCTGTAGCGCTTAAACTGCGCGGTgttaagaaagaagaagaaaacaaagaagCTGATGTTAAGAAAGTGGTTGATGATAAGGATCAGGCTTATTTGCCGTCTGATTCTTATAGTAGTAAGAGTAAGAAGAAATCTGGTGATGGTGAGAAGCAGCAGCAAGATCATTATGCTTTATTGGGGTTGAGTCATCTTAGGTATCTTGCTAATGAGGATCAAATTCGGAAAAGTTATCGAGAAACTGCGTTGAGATTTCATCCGGATAAGCAGGCTTCTTTGCTTCTTTCGGAGGAGACTGAAGCTGGGAAGCAGGCGAAGAAGGAGGAGATTGAGACTCATTTTAAGGCGATTCAGGAAGCGTATGAGGTTTTGGTTGATCCTATTAAGAGGAGGATTTATGATTCGACTGATGAGTTTGATGATGAGATTCCTACCGATTGTGCTCCACAGGATTTTTTTAAGGTGTTTGGTCCTGCCTTTATGAGGAATGGGCGGTGGTCGGTTAATCAGCCGATTCCGTCTCTTGGTGATGATAAGACTTCGATAAAGGATGTTGATGGTTTCTATAATTTTTGGTATTCGTTTAAAAGTTGGAGGGAGTTTCCTCAGTCGGATGAGTTTGATCTCGAGCAAGCTGATTCTCGAGATCATAGAAGGTGGATGGAAAGGCAGAATGCAAAATTGTCTGAGAAAGCTAGGAAGGAAGAGTATACACGTATCCGTACTCTTGTTGATAATGCTTATAAGAGGGACCCTAGAATATTGAGAAGAAAGGAAGAGGTAAAAGCagagaagaaaaggaaaaaggagtccAAGTACTTGGCAAAGAAGTTGGAGGAGGAAGAAGCGGCTAGAATTGCAGAAGAGGAGAGACTAAGGAAAGCTGAGGAAGATAAAAAAGCTGCTGAAACTGCTTCGGCTCAGAAGAAAGTGAGGGAGAAGGAGAAAAAACTCTTGCGGAAGGAGCGAACACGCCTTCGAAATCTGTCTGGACCTATCTCGTCAAAACACGTACTAGATATCTCTGAAGACGATGTAGAAAAGATTTGCTTGTCATTTGATATGGATCGGTTGAGGGGCTTGTGCGAgaaaatggaaggaaaagaggTATTAGAGCAGGCAGAAGCTCTAAGAGATGCACTTAGTAACAAGGAAGATGGTTGCAAGAAAGATGTGGCTGATGACAAAAGTACTCAACAAAATGGCACTGTCAAGGCTAATGGAAACCTTAGTTCTCTTGCTGGCTACGCGGAGAAAAAGGAGAAACCTTGGACTAAAGAAGAGATCGAGCTTTTGAGGAAGGGAATTCAAAAGTTTCCCAAAGGAACTTCAAGGAGGTGGGAGGTTGTTTCAGAATATATCGGCACTGGAAGATCTGTTGAAGATATAATGAAAGCAACTAAAACTGTTCTCCTTCAAAAGCCAGATACAGCCAAAGCTTTTGATACATTTCTCGAGAAGAGGAAGCCTGCTGCACAATCAATTGCTTCTCCACTGACCACCAGAGAAGAATTGGAAGGGGTATCCATACCTGCCGCAACACCTGAAAACAGTACTGCCTCAAAAACACCGATACCAGCCGCAACTCCGATTCCAACAGCCACACCGACGGCAACTACAAATAACATTAGCTCGGAAGACCCTCAAGAAGTTTCTGAATCAGACGTGTGGTCTGCAGTGCAGGAAAGGGCACTAGTTCAAGCATTAAAAACCTTTCCAAAAGAAGCTAATCAGAGATGGGAGCGAGTATCTGCTGCTGTACCTGGGAAAACTGTGAATCAGTGCAAGAAAAAATTTGCCATGATGAAGGAAAATTTCAGGAACAAGAAAACTGCTGTTTGA